One window from the genome of Elaeis guineensis isolate ETL-2024a chromosome 5, EG11, whole genome shotgun sequence encodes:
- the LOC105045636 gene encoding peptidyl-prolyl cis-trans isomerase FKBP20-1, with product MDDAVDLTGDGGVVKSVIRKARADASAPSDNLSLVDVHYEGTLADTGEVFDTTHEDNTVFSFELGKGSVIKAWDIAVRTMKVGEVAKITCKPDYAYGSAGSPPDIPPNATLIFEVELVACRPRKGASLGSVSDEKARLEELKKQREMTAALKEEEKKRREEAKAAAAARIQAKLEAKKHQGKGKGKAK from the exons ATGGATGATGCAGTAGATTTGACCGGGGATGGAGGTGTAGTCAAGAGCGTTATAAGGAAAGCCAGAGCTGACGCAAGTGCACCATCAGATAACCTTTCCCTTGTTGATG TTCATTATGAAGGCACCCTTGCTGACACTGGTGAAGTTTTCGATACTACACATGAAGACAATACTGTTTTCTCATTTGAGCTTGGCAAGGGCTCAGTTATCAAGGCCTGGGATATAGCAGTAAGAACTATGAAG GTTGGGGAGGTTGCAAAAATTACTTGCAAGCCAGACTATGCCTATGGAAGTGCTGGTTCTCCTCCAGATATACCACCAAA TGCAACTCTGATCTTTGAGGTGGAATTGGTAGCTTGCAGACCGCGGAAAGGTGCCAGTCTTGGTAGTGTTTCAGATGAAAAGGCAAGGCTTGA GGAATTAAAGAAGCAGAGGGAGATGACAGCCGCACtcaaagaggaagagaaaaaaaggagagaagaggcAAAGGCTGCAGCTGCTGCAAGAATACAAGCCAAGTTAGAAGCAAAGAAGCACCAGGGAAAGGGCAAGGGAAAAGCAAAATAG
- the LOC105045634 gene encoding probable protein S-acyltransferase 16 has translation MSRQGYITLPIFVVLATVAFLYYSTVFLVIDEWMGLRTAAGLGNAIVFTFLTLMAVGNYCIAVFRDPGRVPSSFMPDVEEAENQIHEIKRKGGDLRFCQKCSHYKPPRTHHCRVCKRCVLRMDHHCVWINNCVGHENYKVFIIFVLYGVIACIHSMVLFVGNFIHDAQKDQPQSSYSNKTTCIIGGAILFPLALALSVLLGWHIYLILQNKTTIEYHEGVRAMWLAEKVGNMYRHPYDLGVYENLVSVLGPNIFCWLCPGSKFKGSGLRFRTAFDLPISTTLT, from the exons ATGAGCCGCCAGGGATACATCACGCTTCCCATCTTCGTCGTGCTCGCAACCGTGGCCTTCCTCTACTACTCGACCGTCTTCTTGGTGATCGATGAGTGGATGGGGCTGCGGACCGCGGCGGGGCTGGGGAATGCCATTGTCTTCACCTTCCTTACCCTAATGGCGGTGGGGAACTACTGCATCGCTGTGTTCAGGGATCCGGGCCGCGTGCCTTCGTCGTTCATGCCCGACGTGGAGGAAGCAGAAAACCAGATCCACGAAATCAAGAGGAAG GGTGGAGATCTGAGATTTTGCCAGAAGTGTTCTCACTATAAGCCTCCCCGTACGCATCACTGTCGTGTTTGCAAAAGATGTGTTTTGAGAATG GATCACCACTGTGTTTGGATAAACAATTGCGTTGGGCATGAAAACTATAAGGTCTTCATTATTTTTGTGCTGTATGGTGTGATTGCCTGCATCCACTCAATG gttctttttgttggaaattttATTCATGATGCGCAGAAGGATCAGCCACAGAGTAGTTACTCTAATAAAACAACATGT ATCATTGGTGGAGCTATACTGTTTCCCTTAGCTCTGGCGTTAAGCGTCCTATTGGGTTGGCATATATACCTTATCTTGCAGAACAAGACCACAATTGAG TACCATGAAGGAGTCAGAGCCATGTGGCTGGCAGAAAAAGTAGGAAATATGTATAGACATCCATATGACCTTGGTGTCTACGAAAACCTTGTTTCA GTGCTAGGGCCTAACATCTTTTGTTGGTTATGCCCTGGGTCGAAGTTCAAAGGCTCTGGTCTCCGATTTCGCACTGCATTTGACCTTCCAATATCTACAACACTAACTTGA
- the LOC105045637 gene encoding laccase-17, protein MSALLPSSNVSIGAFLVALSVLLALPEISAGITRHYKFNIRLQNVTRLCHTKSMVTVNGQFPGPPIVVREDDQVVVKVVNHVQNNITIHWHGIRQLRSGWADGPAYITQCPIQTGQSYVYNFTIVGQRGTLWWHAHHSWLRATVYGPFIILPKRGVPYPFPEPYKEVPILFGEWFNEDPEAVIAQALQTGGGPNVSEAYTINGLPGPLYNCSAQDTFKLKVKPGKTYLLRLINAALNDDLFFSIANHSMTVVETDASYAKPFETDTILMGPGETTNVLLRTKPTSPNATFFMAARPYNTGLGTIDNTTVAGLLEYTSTSPTSMKNLPLLKPTLPAINDTAAAANFSTKLRSLATLQFPANVPQTVDRRFYFTVGLGTRPCPKNQTCQGPNGTKFAASVNNVSFALPSMALLQAHYLGQSNGVYTTDFPNNPPFPFNYTGGPPNDTFVINGTKVVVLLFNTNVELVMQGTSIQGAESHPLHLHGHNFYIVGQGFGNYDPVNDPAKFNLVDPVERNTAGVPSGGWVAIRFRTDNPGVWFMHCHFDVHLSWGLTMAWVVNDGALPGQKLPPPPSDLPKC, encoded by the exons TGGAGCTTTTCTCGTTGCCTTGAGCGTTCTCCTAGCGCTCCCAGAGATTTCGGCAGGCATTACGAGGCACTATAAGTTTAAT ATAAGGCTGCAAAATGTGACACGACTTTGTCACACCAAGAGCATGGTGACGGTGAACGGTCAGTTTCCAGGGCCTCCGATCGTAGTCAGAGAAGATGATCAGGTTGTTGTGAAGGTGGTCAACCATGTGCAGAACAATATCACTATACATTG GCATGGCATTCGGCAGCTTCGAAGTGGTTGGGCTGATGGCCCAGCATACATAACCCAGTGCCCAATCCAAACAGGCCAGAGCTATGTCTACAACTTCACAATAGTTGGCCAGAGAGGAACACTATGGTGGCACGCCCACCACTCTTGGCTCAGGGCCACAGTCTATGGACCCTTCATCATCCTCCCGAAGCGCGGCGTCCCGTACCCATTTCCCGAACCCTATAAAGAAGTCCCCATTCTCTTTG GGGAGTGGTTCAACGAAGACCCTGAGGCTGTCATTGCCCAGGCTCTTCAGACTGGTGGAGGCCCAAATGTCTCTGAAGCTTATACAATAAATGGGTTACCTGGTCCCCTGTACAATTGTTCAGCCCAAG ATACTTTCAAGCTTAAAGTGAAGCCTGGAAAGACGTACCTCCTCCGGCTGATCAATGCTGCACTCAACGAcgacctcttcttcagcattgccAACCATTCCATGACCGTCGTGGAGACCGACGCCAGCTACGCGAAGCCCTTTGAAACGGACACCATCCTCATGGGGCCAGGCGAAACCACCAATGTTCTCCTCCGCACCAAGCCCACCTCCCCAAATGCCACCTTCTTCATGGCTGCGAGGCCCTACAATACCGGTCTCGGCACCATCGACAACACCACCGTCGCTGGCCTCCTCGAGTACACCTCCACTTCTCCCACCTCCATGAAAAACCTCCCTCTCCTCAAACCAACCCTCCCAGCTATCAATGACACGGCCGCTGCTGCAAACTTTAGCACCAAATTGCGTAGCCTGGCGACCTTGCAGTTCCCGGCCAATGTGCCCCAAACCGTGGACCGGCGTTTCTACTTCACCGTCGGGCTCGGCACGAGGCCGTGCCCCAAGAACCAGACATGCCAGGGGCCCAATGGGACCAAGTTCGCCGCATCGGTCAACAACGTGTCGTTTGCTCTCCCATCCATGGCTCTCCTCCAGGCCCATTATCTGGGGCAGTCCAACGGGGTCTACACGACCGACTTCCCCAACAACCCTCCATTCCCATTCAACTACACTGGGGGTCCACCGAACGACACCTTTGTGATCAACGGGACCAAGGTGGTGGTGCTGCTTTTCAACACAAATGTGGAGCTTGTCATGCAGGGCACCAGCATCCAAGGTGCGGAAAGCCACCCATTGCACCTCCATGGCCACAACTTCTACATCGTTGGCCAAGGCTTTGGTAACTACGACCCAGTCAACGATCCAGCCAAGTTCAATCTTGTGGACCCGGTCGAAAGGAACACTGCAGGAGTGCCGTCCGGCGGATGGGTTGCCATCCGATTCCGGACTGATAACCCAG GTGTGTGGTTCATGCACTGCCACTTCGACGTGCACCTGAGCTGGGGACTGACAATGGCGTGGGTGGTCAATGACGGTGCGCTCCCTGGACAGAAGCTGCCACCTCCACCGTCCGATCTTCCAAAATGCTGA